The nucleotide sequence CCCTCCTTGCTGATGGCGATGGTGACAGTGTCACCGAAGACCTGCATATCGCGCACAATCTTCGAAAACTCGGAGGAGTTGAGTgtgacggtgctgcggtAGTCCATCTCAGGAATGCCCATCGACTCCGCCTCAATTTCGAGCAGCTTCAGCTGGTACTCGCATTTGCGCGTCTTCTCTGGGTTCTCAGAGGTAAGGGTGACCACGTCTGAGTCATCGTCGTGTCGCAGGCTGAGGCTGTCGTTGCTGTCGACGATCTTCAGCACCTTGGCGAGGGAGGCGAGGTTGAGGCCAAGGATAATGTTGCGCTCGCACTGGTACTTGACAAAGCAATCGTCGCGCAGCAACATGTGCACAAGGGCGACGTGGCTGGAGTCCATGGCCTGGATGGACAAACCGCCTGGGTTGCAGTCGAAGTTCGCCTCATTCACCAGCCCGTTGATGCATTCGATCAAGCGCTTCCATAGGCTGGCGTACTGGACCTGAGCTTCGAGCATGGTGGCGAAAAGTGGCGGGGTGTTGTTTGCGAGATGATGTCCTATGCTGTATGAGACACAGACGCTGAGGTGCGGGCAGATgatatgcgtgtgtgcgggaaTGGGCGTATGTGTATGGCGGACTGGCGTGGGTTTGCGGATCCCCATGCGATTTGTTCGTGTTCGggggcggcgacggtggtggtgccaaCATTGaggaggtgaggaagagacgCGCGGAGGACGAACGAGTGAGGCAAGAGGCGGTAGATGTGCGCGCGGTGCATCCAGCGATACATGGGCATACGCAcacgagaagagaagggcgagTGGGCGGTCGAAAGggctgtgcgtgtgaagcGATGACGGCGTGATTAGGCAAAATAGACAAAAGAGTCCAGGGCGCCTTTAGAGAAGTGCCGCCTATCACCCCCGCGAGGGACTCCTTTTGCTTGACTAATGTGGTGCTGACGGAGGTAGCAGGACGTGAGGGGACATCGGCCTCGCGTGGCTGCACATGTGCGTTACCATGCGGCCTTaacaggcagcagcaaccgcaCATCAGCGTGtttcgagagagagagagagacacacacacacagttaAGACAAAATGAAAAACAGAAAGGGGACCGTCTTGAAGCGTCGCCGTCGAGGGTTGTTTTGCTGTTGACTGTGTGCTGTACTTTGCTGAGCTTtcagagagacagagagcgcAAGAGGTGCAGACCAATTTTTCACTGTAAAGAGCTCTATGCAGGCGACGTCATGCCACACAGACGTGGCAGTGAGGAAAGCCTCCATGCTCTGCTTCCTCTGGGTGATTTCAGGCTGGGGACTTGACGAGCAGGCCGCTTGGGTCTTCGCGCACCGTAAGCGGGCAGACGCTCAGCGGGGCATAGCGCTCCCAGAACGCCTctaccgcagcggcgcgttCGTCGCCGAGCACTAGGGCGAATACCGCGTCATagccgccagcgccaggaCAGCCCACCGCGAACACACCTGGCAGTGCCGCTGTGTCGTCCAACAGGCCGCTCAGCTCCGACGGCTCCACCTTCACCTCGGCGGCTATACCTATGTCCCGCAGGAGGGCACGGCTGCGTGCGGCACAGCGGGACGCCTCGACGATGCACTGAGCCGACCCGTTGTCTGTCTCaagcagtggcagcgaggGCACCTGCTGGAGCGCCGTCATGGCAGCCACGTAGACGTCCGGCTTCGCTGCCGCATCGTCGATCATGCGACGAAGAGCGGCGATGTACGCCTCGTTAttgtggcgcagctgctcccaaAGGTTATCTGGAGTATCAGCGACAGAGTTGCGCCACGCCATGATCTTTTCGACCATGCCAGGAGTGCTGGAGCCGCCCTGGTGCACGTCTCCGAGGATTAGCTTCACTCCAGGGGGCAGGCGGAACGACTCGTGTGGCACCCACACCTCTCCCATGTTCACACACCGTGTTAGCGCCTCTACCTGCACCGAGGTCGGCTGCTGAGCACTGTCCATCATCATCGACACGCGGTTCGCAGGAAAGCGGCGGTAGGCGCACGTGCCGTAGACAGCGGTGTACACATCGAAGCCGCTGCCGATCTTGCCCTGTGTGATACTGTGGGCAATCTGGGCGATGCGATGAATGTACTCGTGTGAGCACCCGTCTGCATTAAAGTGGTAGCAGAGGCACGCCACGATGCTGGTCGTcatggccgaggaggagcccAAGCCAGTCTTGGAGACGGCACCGACCAGCGGCAGGTGGGGTGGAAGGGCGCGCAGGTTGGCCACGCTCACGTCCTTCCCTTGGCTCTCTAAATAGTTGCGTTGACTGTAGAAGTCATTGTCAGCCAGGAGCTCCATCCAAACCTCACCGTCGGTGTTGCTGCCCAGAGACTGGGCGGCCGCCACAGAGTACAGGACGGCGTAGAAGATAAAAGAGCTCCCTGGGCCCTCCGTCTGCTTCACCGCGACGGTGCCAGGCGTTAACGTGCTGGCAACGAAGCAGAACGACTGATGGAGCTGCGGTGAGCTCACGTGCACCGTCGTTTGCCCGGAAGTGTCGGCCGCGGCTGGCTGCGCCTTGACGATGCGTGTCGTGAAGCGCGCGTTCACACCGATTGAGATGCCGACATTGGCCGGGGTGCAGGACTCCACAATAAGGTAGCCACCGAGGATGAGAACCTTGCCGGGTGAGGACACCTCCATCGCAGATAAGCTTCAAGCTGGGAGGTGTAGAGAGCGaaagcaaagaggagagaaaagagtgacagagaagaggggcgTTACGCAGCGAGGGATGAGAGGAggctgtggcggtggtgagccATCTAAGTTGCTcgcagagagaaacaacaGCCTTGCATACGTACAGAGTGAACGAAGGATGACGGCGCACGAGCAGCCAATACAAGatgcagtgtgtgtgtgtgtgggtgggtgggtgggtgtcgGTCCGATAGGTGAGTGTCCGAGAGGAGTGTTTAGCCATGGAAGGGCAATAGAGGCATGCAAGCAAcacaggaaagagagcaatGATTGAAGCGCATGTGTGCTGAAGAGCCGGAGATGAGGCTGAGAAGTcaacctcccccccccgcacacgcagaggacggtagagggaaagggggaagagagtcAGGGTGATTTATGGTGGTAAAGATCTTAGCAGGGGACGGTACCTGGGCTGAGCTGCACTGCATTGGCGGATTGATTTGACAGGCTCCTTTGGGTATCGCAGTGCGCGCTATCGTCTGCGgcagacggcggcgcagggaaTCTGAATGCGGGGTGCCCCCACCAtactgcaggaggagaggcgttGTCGTAGGAGAGAGGAACGAGATGAAGGGTGTCTTCGCAACGGTAGTGCGGCGCGTGTACCCAAGAAGGTATACACTCAGAAGAGAACGAGGGGTGCTAAAACAAAGAGCTGAGACACGTAAGTTGTGTGGTACCGCCGAGGCTCCTACAACACCAGCGACGCTGTGGAAGTCGTGCCATTCGAACGCgggacaccaccaccaccaaggGGCTTGGACGGTGCCCAGACGCACGCATCTAAGTACGGACAAATGCACATCAACGCGCTCAGCATCTCTGACCTCGccatccccccctcccggGTAccgagggaaggaggagatggggaagagaggcaaaagAAGCAACGCATCGTTGTACGGCAACGGCCAGTTTCGCTCACAAGTGCAGAGACACAGTGCAATTTAATCGAAGATCAGCGATGAAGGccccacagagagaaatgaagagagggagaaaagggtgAGTGTGGCTGCACCCCTACTTCCCTCCCCATCGTCTATCCCACTCCTTCCCTGGCTCAATGCTGGGATTCAAGCTCCTTGAGTAGTTCCGGGTCCACAACGACAGTACGCTTCTTGCGGCGCGCCACAgtcatctcctcctctgtcggTGGTTCGGTCATCACCACCGCTTCGCCGTTCTCCTGCACCGCGCCGCCCTCGAGGTTGATCTGGTGAAGACGGTAGAGGTAGTAGGAGGCGCACAGCGCGAATGTCCCGGcacagaagaaaaacacaagGAAGAAGACGTGCCCGCTGCGGCTCGTGCAGCACCACGAGACGCAGTCCGAGGCGCTAGGGTCCAGCAGAGTGCACATGCCATTCGCCATGCACGGCTCCCGTGCGCACTCGGCGCGCAGAGAGCCGTAGCCCCCGCACTTGGCTGTGCAAGACATGCTCCCAcctcgtgtgtgcgtgcagttGGGTAAGGCACTGCGATGCGGCGAACcaaaagaaaggagggagggagactAGCGGTGGTAGTGGTCGGCGTCGTCCCACTGTTGCCTGGAGGAGTAGGCGAGCGATTCAGTGCGCGTGCTGTGGATGACGTAGGACAGTCGCGTCTCCCAGAGGGGCCCACACCCACGGAAACGAAGGCCGACATTGCGAAGCTCACAGTGGTTGTGGGTGAGAGGAGGCACAGAGGGAGACATacacgaagagaaagagagggggagatcAAAGTGCGTGAGAAAGTTGCACATCAACATGGTGAGAGAGCGATGGTCTGCGGGAGAAGCGTGTGTTGTCACGTCACTAACAGAATTGAGCAACGGCTCAAACACCTTCCCTCCCTCAGATCCGGCCGGCTAGTGCAGCGCTAAGAATTGCGACAACGCCCTGTCATGCAAAGGTGGATAGgagcggaaaagagaggcgttCTGGTGGAAAGGCGAGATAACTCATCATCCGCCTCGCTCCCGTCCACCTCTTGTAGAACGAATTCTTAAGTGCCGGCGCCGATAACATGTTCCACAAGCCCATCAGGCGGCTGCCGTGGGTCACATACGACGAGAGAAACCGCCTCTCCGGAAGACTGATTCTGTTGGCGGCTGGTCTAacgcagctgctcgcgctgctcaccctctcttcctttcttttcgccGAGCCTCTTATATCCATTAATCTTCACTCGGAATTACAGAGAAGGGAAACACCGCTTCAGGACTGCGTAGCCGCGTGCCCACACATAACGCAAGGCTCCCCATACGCGTGTTAGCCAAGGAATCTTCTTGTTCATAACAGCGCCACAGGAGTAGTGAGGGGAGGGTCAAGTGCACCACTTGATACAGCAGGGGTTAactccacacacagagagacgcagtGGCAGACGAGAACCACTGACAGTAGCAAAGCGGTGAGGCACACAGGCGAAAGTGGACCAGCATCCCAgtagaggagagaggagtggaggCGTCGCGCCTGATTTAGTTTTTGTGGCGGCATTGCGGTGCCCCTCTGTGCAGCCACTGCCCTCCGTgcctgcctcttctcccagCCCGACTCTGGCGAAGAATCGCACAGAAGACTGCGGCCCTTTGGCCTCTGTTAGGACGTGACACAAAAACAAACGAGAGAAAATATCGTTAGCGTTTCCTCGACCAGCTGCACTAAAGGACTGCTGTTGCACTTTTACACAAGCggcgacacgcacaccgcgCCGCGACACAGGTCGATCATCCTCGTGCAGTAGGCGGCGGCCTTGCACAGCAGTCTTAGCTCGAGTGAAATCACAAAGAAAGGAAATACCAACACATGCAAAACACGCGAAGCTATCAGCGCCTctgacacgcacgcaggcaaGAAAAGCCCCATTACAGCAAGCGCTCGATCTCGAGCTTCACTCCCTGCACCTTCGCCGCGACAGGGCTGTTCTCACCCTGAAGGATGGCTAGCGCCACGACATTGCGAGAAACCTGGGAGGCGCGGCCAAGCGCCGTCTTGGACGGCACAAAGACGTACGGGACATTCTTGTCTTCGCACAGGAGGGGTAGGTGAAGGAGGATCTCAATCGGGTTTGTGTCACCCGCCAACACTATCAGGTCCGCAAT is from Leishmania braziliensis MHOM/BR/75/M2904 complete genome, chromosome 15 and encodes:
- a CDS encoding putative proliferative cell nuclear antigen (PCNA), which gives rise to MGIRKPTPVRHTHTPIPAHTHIICPHLSVCVSYSIGHHLANNTPPLFATMLEAQVQYASLWKRLIECINGLVNEANFDCNPGGLSIQAMDSSHVALVHMLLRDDCFVKYQCERNIILGLNLASLAKVLKIVDSNDSLSLRHDDDSDVVTLTSENPEKTRKCEYQLKLLEIEAESMGIPEMDYRSTVTLNSSEFSKIVRDMQVFGDTVTIAISKEGVKFSSSGDVGQGYTFLQAAGVSDRSAKSEVKSEVKAETRDENDDGPISRKYNKAEGGNGAIGVEVTLEEPITLSFALRFMGIFAKGSTLSERVTLKFAKDSPCMVEYGIDNVGYLRYYLAPKVDDAE
- a CDS encoding putative phosphomevalonate kinase protein, with translation MEVSSPGKVLILGGYLIVESCTPANVGISIGVNARFTTRIVKAQPAAADTSGQTTVHVSSPQLHQSFCFVASTLTPGTVAVKQTEGPGSSFIFYAVLYSVAAAQSLGSNTDGEVWMELLADNDFYSQRNYLESQGKDVSVANLRALPPHLPLVGAVSKTGLGSSSAMTTSIVACLCYHFNADGCSHEYIHRIAQIAHSITQGKIGSGFDVYTAVYGTCAYRRFPANRVSMMMDSAQQPTSVQVEALTRCVNMGEVWVPHESFRLPPGVKLILGDVHQGGSSTPGMVEKIMAWRNSVADTPDNLWEQLRHNNEAYIAALRRMIDDAAAKPDVYVAAMTALQQVPSLPLLETDNGSAQCIVEASRCAARSRALLRDIGIAAEVKVEPSELSGLLDDTAALPGVFAVGCPGAGGYDAVFALVLGDERAAAVEAFWERYAPLSVCPLTVREDPSGLLVKSPA
- a CDS encoding putative ribosomal protein S6; this encodes MTGEISEKAFPLATDRLSQSILDLVQEASNAKMVKKGANEATKALNRGIADLIVLAGDTNPIEILLHLPLLCEDKNVPYVFVPSKTALGRASQVSRNVVALAILQGENSPVAAKVQGVKLEIERLL